A genomic region of Fusarium falciforme chromosome 4, complete sequence contains the following coding sequences:
- a CDS encoding CENP-V/GFA domain-containing protein encodes MNVSCQCGAIQMTASRPEPIDVYCCHCLECQKQSASAFGTSAIFPAEGMWPLPDEVRSRLGLWTRPADSGNTVECYFCKNCGVRVIHRSILPDGNPKPTLSVKGGLVEGLKWDAPKHIFTRTARVPFPEGSDPGSPTSHPGMKKD; translated from the coding sequence ATGAATGTCTCTTGTCAGTGCGGCGCTATTCAGATGACGGCTTCGCGCCCCGAGCCCATCGACGTCTACTGCTGCCACTGCCTCGAATGTCAGAAGCAGTCCGCTTCGGCTTTTGGCACGTCAGCCATCTTCCCTGCCGAAGGCATGTGGCCGCTCCCCGACGAGGTCCGGTCCCGCCTCGGCCTCTGGACACGCCCCGCCGATTCGGGCAACACGGTCGAGTGTTACTTTTGCAAGAATTGCGGTGTGAGGGTTATCCATCGGAGCATCTTGCCTGATGGTAACCCCAAGCCCACGCTGAGTGTCAAGGGTGGGTTAGTGGAGGGGTTGAAGTGGGATGCGCCGAAGCATATTTTTACTCGGACTGCTCGAGTGCCTTTTCCTGAGGGAAGCGATCCTGGATCTCCAACGTCTCACCCAGGTATGAAGAAGGATTAG
- a CDS encoding Endo/exonuclease/phosphatase domain-containing protein, protein MKLLWLLVGAAASVAAVPYQRTINLRLMTYNIRYNVKPSKAEDGEELWPIRRPLMAAQLNYELAGRPDSLVCMQEVTYPQAMDLMDDFGDDWALTGGGRWDGAKKGELSPIFYRRSIWNLEQTKTYWLSRTPDKAGSIGWDAELPRIVTVGRFRHIHTGARVVYMCTHFDWEGKKSREHSAAIIVDLADRWSSHKRESLPVFIAGDLNATPDSPAYNLLATQFYDLKYEVPSNKRFGHQKTYTGFNIDGSEDMELDHMFVRDPMDIRFKSFAVLNTRYDDGIFISDHRPVVVDMEITQIARKY, encoded by the coding sequence ATGAAGCTTCTCTGGCTCCTCGTCGGCGCTGCTGCCAGCGTCGCCGCTGTTCCCTATCAGCGCACCATTAATTTACGCCTCATGACTTACAACATCCGATACAACGTCAAGCCCAGCAAGGCCGAAGATGGAGAGGAGCTGTGGCCTATTCGCCGACCGCTCATGGCGGCCCAGCTCAACTACGAACTCGCCGGACGACCAGACTCTCTGGTTTGCATGCAGGAGGTGACATACCCTCAGGCCATGGATCTTATGGACGACTTTGGCGATGATTGGGCCTTGACAGGCGGCGGTCGCTGGGATGGCGCCAAAAAGGGCGAACTGTCGCCCATCTTTTATCGTCGCTCTATCTGGAATCTGGAGCAGACAAAGACATATTGGCTCAGTAGGACACCCGACAAGGCTGGCTCAATAGGATGGGATGCTGAGCTTCCCCGCATCGTTACTGTCGGTCGCTTCCGTCACATTCACACGGGCGCTCGCGTCGTCTACATGTGCACTCACTTCGACTGGGAGGGCAAAAAGTCTCGAGAGCATTCAGCAGCAATAATCGTCGACCTGGCCGACCGCTGGTCTTCGCACAAGCGCGAGAGTCTTCCCGTCTTCATCGCCGGCGATCTCAACGCCACACCCGACAGCCCGGCGTACAACCTCTTGGCCACCCAGTTTTACGACCTCAAGTACGAGGTGCCGTCCAACAAGCGCTTTGGCCATCAAAAGACGTACACGGGATTTAATATCGATGGGTCGGAGGATATGGAGCTCGACCACATGTTTGTGAGGGATCCGATGGACATCAGGTTCAAGTCGTTTGCTGTCCTCAACACGAGATATGATGACGGCATCTTCATCTCAGACCATCGCCCGGTCGTGGTTGATATGGAAATCACGCAGATTGCACGAAAGTATTGA